Genomic window (Pyrus communis chromosome 13, drPyrComm1.1, whole genome shotgun sequence):
aaGAACGTAGCCACACCGATTCGCACGGATAACAAAACTTCCATAAAAACATAGGAAGCATAGGAAGCATAGCAAAAACACAGATAGGCAGATCGGCTTGAAGTACTAAATAAATCCATTGAACCGGACAAGAGTCTTGACCGGTGCTTGGTGTGCCTAAATGCATTTCGGATTACATCGATCTGAAGACAAGGCCTCAAGTTTATGATTTGCAGACTGAGATTTCAGGTAcactctcaaagtgtacaagcTCAGAGTCTCTTTCTGGAAGAAGACAACGACAAACCGGAACGACATCGTTTCGGACGCATGCAGGATACTAACACTAAAAAAATATCAGCAGAGAATCCTACGGCATCCTTTGGAATTTGGACACACATATAATATAACCACACAAAATATCGACAGAAAATATCCAAGTCACTTGTCCAACAACATTCATGAATCACTTCGTCAACACAATGTATGCATCACTCCATGAGTTCATGTCATGTGATGAGAGAGATAGAGCGAGCAAAAATAGTGAAATGGATACACCCAAGAATCCCTGCTCGATGAACATCCATGATTGACGAAAATCTGGCTAGCAAGGCCaagttgaaagaaaagaaatggatCAAGTAGTACTGTTGTAGTCGGAGTCTGTTCCGGAATTTGCATATGGTAGCGACTCTTCCACAGAAAACCAGCTGTTTAGAGAATGTTTTTGCAGATCCCAAACGCGCATGTCTAGTTTCTGATTGACTCAAATCCTATGATTCAACTTTGTGTTTCCCACTCGCTGGGAACATCAACTTTTGCAATTGCATCTCACCGCAACCAACAACGTAAAAAATGAATCACAACAGCCTCCAAGTTTCCACTTTACCTTTTTCCATGGAAAATGCGAGCTACACGGGAAACCCCTTCCACGAATTGGATACATAATGGTGTCTATATTTCTATATCACTCATCATGTGACGTCAGAACACAGGTAAATTTTTTACCGTTCTAGGACGCTAGGACCACTAAGACAGAAACCTAGATGAAGGGGGCCAATTGCTCAATAATCGATTGCTTTGACAATATTAATTAGAACACAGATCCGTACAAAAGAAATGGATTCAGCCGACTTTGTGGAAGTCAGAGGTGGTTGTGCTTGTGTGAAGTGTGACTTCGAACTTCCATGACTTTTTGGGGTGCTCACTGCTGGACCACGTGCACTTACAATTCCACACATTTTTTTCTCCCCGATATTTCCCATGGCACCCAAAGACCACTAACTTTACACGGTTCACGCTCCAACCAGTGTAGACATGCGACAGGTTGTGATTGATTTGTTGTTTTTCCATGAAGTCAATCTCAGATTaaacttcttgtgtttttcaTAACCCTGTCAAGTTCAATTGTTTCTGAAGCTTGTATGCAAAGAAAGTATGAAGCAATTCAAGATCATTACTACTGAAAGAATGAAAATGTAACATCAAAAGAAGCTGAAGGTTACTGTTATTCTTGCAGCACAAGTTATCCTTCAATCACATTTCCAACTTTAACAAATACGGCTATACAATCACTCTCCTTTCTTAACAGACATTTCTTTTACTTCTCTCTCTGGCTGGGCCTCTACAATTAAGTTGTATTCACGGCTCAAACAAAAAGGACAAAGAATAAGACCTCGAATGGAATCCTCTTGAAATGGGGCAAAGCGTGGAGATCCACCGTTCGGCAGTTCCTCACTTCACTTGACGATCAGAACCTCCTACCGATTTTTGCAAATCTTCGGGCTACTCCGAATATGACTGCCTTTGTCAAGAGCCCTCGGTCAAGACTACAGGCAAGGGCAATAGCCCCACCAACAACTAGAAGCTTAGGTATGCTCTTCCCTTCTGGTTTGTCCGATGAATCCAACTTTTCAGACTTTTCAACCACCATGGAATCGCCCGTGCTGTTTTCAACAGATCTCAAGTAGTCTGCACTGACTTTGGTGTTGATCTGAGCCATGTAAGCACACCGTGAAAGTGGGGCTTCAGAGGCTCTCTCCTTCTGATACGCACGCAAGCCAGGTTCGATCTTTTTAACAGCTCCCCACATACCTTGCCGGACTCCAAGTTTTGCAAGTTCCCAAGGGATACCCATATCTTCGTGATGATAGAGTAAAATTTCACATGCAGTAAGCTGGCCATCCCCTCTCTTTGATTCAACTGGTTCATACCCAACAAATACAAGTCTTAGTGATGGTTCCCAAGAGCACAATTACGAAAAGAAAGCAATATGAACTTTCAAAGTTTgaatcaataaaaattaatcTGCCAATTGCACACCATAACAAAGAGATATCCCATTTTTTAATAGGTAAATAAAGAAGGATATCTTTCATTTAGGAAGATTTGACAGATTTTTTTCTCATTTCAGAAAGCATTAAGATGTTATAAGACTTCCGTTACCTGCTCGAATGCACCAACTTGAATAGTACAAGTCAACACGTCTAGGTTTGTCACGCCTTGGTACAGCAGAGGAGGGTACTCCCTGAAACATGTTATATCACACCATTAGGTTACGCATCACGAGTTAATAACCTTAAAAACAGAACCGTTCTACATGACGAGCACAATCGCTTATTTTATTCCCAAACTAAGCACAATCAGCTCAAAACGAACACTTGCAACAGTTACTAATATGTACAATCTGGAGTATAACTCAAAAAACTAGTTTCATTTAGGACTCTCCACTTATTAGCACACAGAAGGAATTCAAATTACTTTAGATATGAACTCAGTACAATAAACCGACCAGTAGCTTCAAATGTTCAAATCCCTAAATTATATACCAACAAAATATTTAGAGTTGGAAATTACTAAATATGCATTGACTGGAAAACTACAAATAGCTTAGCACTTCAACTATTGACAGCTACAATCTTTTAACATACTAAATATAACCAAAAATAGTGCATTAACCGTCATTATTGCACACAAGACATCCAGGCTTGCCAGCCTTGCCAGCCTTGccaagaaaaataatgaaatttggaccCTAAAGGAATCCTTTTGACATTAATTTTCTTCTGCAAAATAGGTTACAGCAGCTTGTCTATGTAACTAGACTAGATAGTGCATTGATCTGAGAGGTTATATAGATAGCTAGATCTTCCGGTTAATATACCTTCGTTACACAGTAGTATATCCGTCCTGATTCCCAAATGCGACGACCTATCAAGTATTCTCTGTCGCTACAAAAGAATGGGAACTGTgtccaaaacaaagaaacaatgtAAGTACTAAGCCAATGCAGCAACGACAACTCAAGAATCAAAGGAGACAAAGTATCATTGTTCTTACCTTGCGCACCCAGTGCACCAACATGGTTCCGGTGGTTGGACATTCTTCCAAAGTAGATGCATGTACAAGCATGTCATCCCACTTCACTCGAAACTCATCATCCCAAAAGAAATCCCTCAGTAACTCAGGTGTACAGTCCTCATATATAGTACTACTGCGGTATTGCGGAGGTCCAGTCTAGAACATATAGATGAAATCTGGTTAGTTAACCTCACCAACATAATACACATGATCAAAACACGGTCATGCATCTGAGAGCCACCAATATTTCTATTGAAAAAAGAATCGAGGATCGAATACAACGAAATGTAAAATAGCTACCTCGGGGTCTCTTCGCCAAGCTTGATAGCGCATAGTTGAGGTAGACCGATCCATCATATGAATCCAAGCAGGCCCTCCATCTTTCTCCTCAACAAGCTGGCATATGTGCCGTAAATCCTCATTGTTCACATGACCGGAACTTTCTCTTTCAATCTTTGAGGAGCTGCAATGCCATATCATAACATTCACTAATTAAGCTAAAGCTCTTAAGTCTTACAAGTTAAACTGACCAAAATCCCCAATTTAACACATTAAACACTAATCAAAGTTGCGAAATTCAACACATTAAATACCAAAACACGAAAAATCAAAGCAAACCCGAGTTGTAAAATTAGCCAAAACACTCAAGAAAGTCAACAAACCTGAAATCAGGATTGGTGGTAGGTGGCAAAGAAAGCGCCTCTTTCGGATTCCTATCGTCGGCAGGCCATGGAATGCAACTGGGCAGCTGAAACTTCAACGAGCTCAGCCCCGGAATCAAACCGATACACGTGGACGAACTCTGCGAGGACGACGAGGAAGAGGaggattctttttgttttgtgattggGCAATCCAACAGCTCTCGGCCAACCAAGTTCGCCCATTTGGGCTTCCACGCCCACCCAACAAAAACCCCAACAACCACGGCAATCCAGAGAGGGGTTATGAGCATCATCAACTCTCCGAGCACCTCCACAATCGTGGGTCGTCTAAGAATTTCCAGAAAAGCCGACGCCAACGCCATCGTCGAGCAGAAAagcaaaaacccagaaaaccccAGAAgttaaaaaaccgaaaaaaaaaagagaaaaacccTCGATTGAATCGGATACTGGTATGCAATAAGCACAGCGATTGCTCGAGGGTTTCAGAGAGGAAGGAGATAAGAAGATAGCAAAACCCCAATACCCAACACAGAGAGGGGGGATATTACTTATTAGATATATAAATACagagaaaaaaccaaaaaaaaagggagaggaggaggaggaagcagAGAATGAAGGGATATAGATATGGATTATttgcagagagagaggaggaagaagacagagGAAAGGTGAGAGCTTTGGATAAGATTTCTGAGATAAGCGGTACAGAGTTGCGTTGGGGAGATTACCACAGCCTCGCAGAGCAGGGGCTTTGTTGTTTTCTTGTGCTGCTATTGCAAGTATTGCCCTTTGTTTTTGGCCAATGGCTTCAACCTAaatgttcaatttttttacttttttggttccctaattattatataatttttgataaaaaaaaaaaaaaaagatgagaaaaAGTGAGTGAGTTGTTTGAATGAATGTGAATTTTCTGAGAAGATCTCAGAAATCTGTGGGTGTGGAATTTATGAATGGATCTTGGGATGATGAGTTGAATTGGCGATTTGGTCCTCTTTTTATACCATGGTAATGGTTTGGCTCTTTCTATGGAGGCCGCGTTTCTCGTTTTTCACGTTCTCTGACTTGGACTTTTATAGATTTCCTTTTTCTATCTTTTACTATGTAAAATGTTGGccaatataaaacatatgtttgATTTGATTGGTTTTATTCTTTTTCCTCTATAGATAGTTTCTGAGATTAtcataactcctcattttagtttctgagatttgaaatcaataaaagagATCCATAAATGTGTCTattatcaattattttgattattttgtaaaaaaaaaattattaaaaaaaataaaacgacaAAAATACCTACAAATTTTGTTGAATTGTTTTAgctcattgtttattaaattgaggatatttttgtcattttggtccttatttaacagATTTTTCCATGAACAACTAAAAATTATTGATAGTGGGCAAACTCAAGAACCACTTTTATTAGTTTCAAATCTCAGaaaccaaaatgatgagttatgTCAATTTCGagaatcattttggctaaaaagcctaaaagTTTTTCACTaactcatcttttttttttttttgacggcgccggggggggggggggggtcaaATTCACTAACTCATCtgaataataaaaatgaaaactcgTACTTGAGTGCAAAGTAGGTGATTGTGTAATGCTCTAATTCACTTAATTatgtagaaaataaaaatacagaGTGAAGTGCGTGATGCTCTAATCAACTTAAGTTATGTCTActgtattttaaatatttaagttGAAAATAGGTGGATAATTGTGACTTGCCACCAGTTGAATATCTAAAAAGCTTTTCTAGATGATGATTGTATCGGTTGCTGGTTTGCTTAAGTTAATGTTTATTGAAACTCTTACTAGCTCTTACAATGGTATTTTTTTCACTACTAAGTAATGTTTATTGAAACTCTTACTAGCTCTTACAATGGTATTTTTTTCACTACTAAGTGAGAAGTTCTAGTTGTAGATAATGAGtatgataaaattttatttttacacccCATCTTGTAAAATATccttaaataacaaaaattttcattaataaaacaaaaatgatgaGCTATTAACTTATAAAATAGTATTTGAGGtattagctttttttttaagtgttaataacaactcttttttaaaataatatcatgattattcttatttttattgttatgtGACTTTATTTTGAGTTTatgattaattatttttttttaataaacgatattatctatattaagaggAAGGGATcggcttagtctcacaatgaccTAGTAACAATattgttcaaattcacctttgacgataattgaacctaagacctttcatttataagtaaagaaaaatatcactagaccgtaatattaagcaacgattaagtattttttattagtcgtgaaattcaaattaaacataaacaataGAAGTTTTCTCACTTCTCATAGGAGTAGTACTCCAATTACTTCTACTTATCGGAGAAGTAATACCCCAATTATTTAGGGAAAAACGCCACCGACAAGGGGACAAGGGatataaaacaattttttttttagttagaaACACTAATTTTCATTGTTTGGGGTCTAGTTAGGAACACTAATCATTTGTTGTGGTAGATAGAATGAGGCCAGTTTATTATTCatttaatgaaaagaaaattaaacatacaataagatggttattcaaaattaaacaaaaaaaaaaaatgaaatatataAGAGGGGCTACTGTATCAGCCGCCATATCCTATTGGAATATAGGATGGTTCAACACCGTTAGATGTCAAATGAACAGCATTCCAGCATTTGACTGGTCGTGCGTGCATTCTTTCATTTATCAAATGGAGGACGCGGCTTGATGTTCCCACCACTTAAGGCTAGCAATTGAGAATTGACCTTACATTTTAATTGAGACGGTCCGACGCTGAAATAAGACTTGTATAACATAATTACATCATGACAGTAATATCTCATATTAATGATATAATAACACATATATCAATGATACAATGACATGtacaagttttttatttttttttcactgccTGTTGTATTATTGACAAAAAACATGACAGTGATAATGTATCCATACTGTataaacttcaacaaaaaaatgatggagaAATTTCTCAAAAACCTCCAAGGTcataagggtgcgtttgttgcaccgtaCTATCTCAAACTGGactagcttcaaggactaagttgGTCAGCATATCTGGAAGATGGGGTGAGTTCGTGGTTTGGAGGTCTTAGCCCTCCGATTTTCAAAATccccaaatcaaataaaaaaaaaaaacctcagcCCTCTCGATTCCAAGAGCCAACCTTCCCGAGAACTCCTCCAATTTTCAAAAAGCCAACTTCCCGATTGCAAGCACCACCGACGCTGCCACGATGACAGTGCTGCAAAAAAAGAAGTAGAGCCCGTGAACTGGAACTAGATGTTCACCTCGTTTCCGTAATCCTGCTTAATACCAAGCAAAAGCAGGGGATTAGCTAACGAGGTTTAGCACAAGGCAGAGTGCCACGTAGTCGAGGCGAATCCCACTTATTCTAGTCCAGAACCTTACCAAACGTAGGATTATAATCCTAGTTAAGCTAGTCCAAGCTAATCCCTTCTAAGGAGGTGTAACAAACACACCTAAAAGTACTAGGGTATACACGGAGGGAAATGAAGGTTAAGATGGTCAATTCATATACCATAATATTTGGTCAAATTCAATGGAGG
Coding sequences:
- the LOC137712554 gene encoding uncharacterized protein, whose protein sequence is MALASAFLEILRRPTIVEVLGELMMLITPLWIAVVVGVFVGWAWKPKWANLVGRELLDCPITKQKESSSSSSSSQSSSTCIGLIPGLSSLKFQLPSCIPWPADDRNPKEALSLPPTTNPDFSSSKIERESSGHVNNEDLRHICQLVEEKDGGPAWIHMMDRSTSTMRYQAWRRDPETGPPQYRSSTIYEDCTPELLRDFFWDDEFRVKWDDMLVHASTLEECPTTGTMLVHWVRKFPFFCSDREYLIGRRIWESGRIYYCVTKGVPSSAVPRRDKPRRVDLYYSSWCIRAVESKRGDGQLTACEILLYHHEDMGIPWELAKLGVRQGMWGAVKKIEPGLRAYQKERASEAPLSRCAYMAQINTKVSADYLRSVENSTGDSMVVEKSEKLDSSDKPEGKSIPKLLVVGGAIALACSLDRGLLTKAVIFGVARRFAKIGRRF